The DNA region CAGAGTCATTGTTAGAATTCCTAAGATTTTGTCTATTTCTTTAATAAAGTAATCGTTCTTATCGATAAAGATGGTATTCTCACAAAGTTTGAGAAATTTCCAATCTGTTCCTGTTGTAACTACACCATAAATTTCATTGATAATATTTCCTTGTTGCTGGTTAAACAATTGAGATGCAAACATTGTCGCAATACATTGTCCTAAACCAGATTTAATACTCTCATTTTTAGCTTCTACAATAGTCACGACAGGACTAGTAATATCATATTGTTCTGGTGAACAACTGAGAATAAAATCACAGCGTCCTTCTAAGCCTTTAGAAGCATCTACATTAAACTCTGAACCAGAAAATATACTAATTTGGTATTTAAAGAAGCGTTTAACTTCAATTAAAACAGGCATAATAATTAGTTCAGAACGAGCTTTTTCTGTATTTATTGCTGTCACCAATGGTAGATGCTCAGAGAAAATCAAATTTAGATATTCACTAGGTGAAACTGTCTGCACATCTGTAAATAAATCTTGATTTTCAACAAAGATTAATTTAAAGTCTGTTTTTACCTTGCTAAGATTAAAGGCGCTGTACGGCAATGTATCACCCCTCAATCACGCTTAACTGCATAGTATCATCTTGGTCGTAAAGTGCAGCGATGTTTACGGCGGTCACTGAGCTTGTCGAAGTGCGGAAGCTAGGCAAGTAAGTTTGATGATATCTCAGATCAAGAACAGCCTTCAACAAATTCAACTTCTGGTAGTTTACCTGACCGAAACTGAGTAATACGCTTACCATCAGTCTCAAATACCACACGATAGTTCTGGTTAGCACGGTCTTTCGGGATAAATGTCAAGTAGTGTCCGCCTTGGACGTATTTATGAGGCGTGACTTTAATTTGTCCTGGGTAGAGAGACTTGATTTGTGCTTCGGTGTCGCCAATTTTTGCTCCTTTAAGGGTAGTAATTTGGGTATTCTGCCGCACATCTACTCTAGAAATGCGACCTTTTGTAACCATGAACGAAAGATTTTTGGGTTCATTTTGTGGCTTAACATAGTAGCAACTGCTATTCGGCGAATCTCCCGCTAGCTTAGTACGGGCAGCTTTTGCCGCTTGGGAAACAGTCATCCCAACTCTTACCTCTCCGATACCATTGATGAATAATTTCGATTTATTAGTCAGTTTCGCCTGTGCTACAACTGTGCTGACAGTTAGAGAAGAAAGAGCAAGCGTTACGATGCCAAAAGTCAATAATTTAGCTTTGCTATTCATTTGCGACAAATCAAAGGGGTAGATATTTATATACAATAGCCATGTTGCCAGTTTCGGATTTTGGCAAGCCCCCGATTTAGAGCGTTCTACTTGTCCCACAAGGGTAAGCATTTGTCGTTTAATAAACCCTTTGCTACGTAGTCGTTTGCTGTATCTATGACATGTCTAATGGAAACAGTTGTTCAATTCGGTATTGCATTAATAGAAAAACTTACACCCTTATAAATCAGAATCGAATTCAAACGTTCCCATTGCTCCCAGGCGAATTGTTAGGAGTTCAACGTCTGTTATAGCTTTGTGCGGCCCCTGGCGAGTGTTGGCTGGGGTAAACCAAAAGGTTCCCACAGAAGATGTTATTCCCCCAGTTTCCACTACCCCAGCAAGTATGTAAACATACTCATCACATAAATGGATGTGAACTGGAATTGTAGTTCCAGCACTCATTTTCAAACGATGAATTGACCCCTGTGGAACAGGTTCCGCTAATGGTAAAAACTGAGTTCCGGGAAATTGAGTCAAATCAACCCACGGCTGCTCAATTGTGTTGATAAATATTTGCCCAGGCATAAGATATATCCATCATGCAATGATTGAGAGTGAGTGAATGAATATTATTCACTCGCTTCACATTACCACAACCGTTCGCTCTATGGGAAAAACAACCAAACCTACACAACCTCGATATGATGTCCTTGGGCGATATACAGCTTTGTTGGATGCAGGCGAGACATTGCTCTTGAGGGGCTACGAGCAAGCTCAACCTCAACTCATTGCTGATACAGCAGGTGTATCAGTTGGATTGTTTTATCGGCATTTTAAAAGCAAGCAAGAATTGCTTACCGCCATCATAGTCAGGCATTTAAACAAGCTACATCTTCAAATTGCTCAAACTCACAAAGCCTGTTCTCATCCAAAAGAGGCAATGCAGATGGTTGTTTTGCTCACATTGCGCTATTTCCATCAGCATCAAGGACTAATCAAGCTATTCTTCATCCAAGTCGGTTATGGTGATGTGGCAGCAACCGAACAACTTCAGTCGGCGCGACAAAACTATCGCAATATTTTCTTGACCATTATTGAGGATGGGATTGCTCAAGAGATATTTCTCAATCCACCTGTACTCAATGTTCAAATTGCTATCAACAGCATTATTGGCACGATTAATTGGACTCTTTACGATCTACTCGTTGTCAAGAATCAAAACCTAGAACCTGAAGTCATAGCCACACAAATATCCTCGCACTTGCTACGGAGTCTGACACCCTAGTTTCCCTCCCCCAAAGGCTAGATACGCCCAATTTGCGGTATAGCTAAAAAAATGAGGATGGTGCCATCCTCATTTGATTTATTGCTTATTTGCTCATTCCCAGGCATTAGCCCAGAAAATAATTAATTATTACAGTTGCGGTACGTACTGCTGCTTCTCTGGGACTTCAGCGTACTCAGCCACAATCTGGCGGAATTCTTCGCCGTCAATGGTTTCTTTTTCGATGAGCAAATCGACTAAGCGATCGGTGACAGTGCGATGGTCACGGACAATCTTCTTAGCGTTTTCGTAGCATTCTTCTACGATCGCTCGCACTTGTCCATCAATGCGAGAGGCGATAGATTCGGAATACTCAGATCGGGTTGTCCAGTCACGACCCAAGAACACTTCACCCTGCTGGCTTTCTAAGGAAAGTGGCCCTAAATCGGACATGCCGAAACGAGTCACCATCTGCCGTGCCATTCCCGATAACTGTTGCAAGTCTCCACCAGCGCCAGTTGTGACTTCCGCAGCTCCAAAAATTACTTCCTCAGCAGCGCGACCGCCTAAAGCACCAGTAATCCTGGCTTTCAACTGAGAACGAGAAATTAACCCTTGTTCTTCGTTGGGAGTAAACCAAGTCAAACCTTGCGCTTGTCCTCTTGGGATTAAGGTAACTTTCTGCACTGGGTCATGGTCTTTTAACAAAGTCCCAACCAAAGCGTGTCCAATTTCGTGGTATGCAATTAAGCGCTTGCTCTTGCTATCTACCAAAGGAGTACCTTCCATCCCCGCGACGACCCGATCCACCGCATCATCAATTTCGCGAAGGGTGATAGCATCTTTGCGTCTTCTCGCAGTTAGAATTGCTGCTTCATTAAGTAAGTTGGCTAAATCAGCACCAGTAAATCCAGGAGTGCGGCGAGCGATCGCATCCAACGATACACTAGGATCTAATTTCTTATTCCGCGCATGGACTTGTAAGATTTCCAAACGTCCTTTAATATCGGGTGCATCGACAGTTACTTGTCTGTCAAAGCGACCGGGACGTAACAAAGCTGAGTCTAGTACGTCGGGACGGTTGGTGGCAGCAATAATAATGATGCCTGTATTACCTTCAAACCCGTCCATTTCAGTGAGCAACTGGTTGAGGGTTTGCTCTCTTTCGTCATTACCGCCACCGATACCAGCGCCACGTTGGCGTCCTACTGCGTCGATTTCATCAATGAAGATGATACAAGGAGCGTTGTCTTTGGCTTTCTTGAACAAATCGCGGACGCGGGATGCACCTACACCAACAAACATTTCTACAAATTCCGAACCGGAAATACTGAAGAAAGGTACGCCTGCTTCACCAGCGATCGCTTTTGCTAGTAAAGTTTTACCAGTTCCAGGAGGCCCAACTAATAGCACTCCCTTGGGAATCCGTGCGCCTACAGCAGTAAATCTTTCTGGCTGCTTCAGGAAGGTGACAACTTCTTGCAATTCTTCTTTAGCTTCTTCAATCCCGGCTACGTCGTCAAATTTGACCCCGGTTTTCGCCTCCATTTGGAAACGCGCCTTGGATTTGCCGAAGTTCATCGCTTGACCTGGCCCGCCGGGGAGGTTGCTAGAACGCCGGAACAAAAAGAACAGCCCGGTAATCAATAAAACTGGAAATATCAGATTGCCCAATAATCCCCAAATTGCGCCATCATTCCGCATGGGGTGAGCATCAAAACTGATGTCTTTTTCTTTGAGCTTGCTAATTAACTCAGGAGCGTTAACAGGCAAATCCACACGCCACCTTTGGACACGATTTTCGATGTCTGGATCGCGGGCTTCGATAATTGCTGTCCTACCGCCTTCGTACAAATCCACGCTGGTGACGCGATCGCCATCCAAGTATTCTAGAAAGCGACCATAGGTCATGCGCGTATTGGCTGCATTCTTACTCATGTCAGTAGGAGCGCCTGCAAAGGCCCCTTGCCAGAAGAAAAAACCAATTACCAAAGCAGGCAATGTCCAGAGTACTACGACTTTCCAAGAGAATTTCATCTTAATTTGCCTCTAGATGCCTATACAATTCATCAGCCTTAGTAACCGAATGTTCATCACTCTGCCACTTTAAGCTGTTAAACGGATGTTTATAAATCCATTTTGTTTAATTTGATCTCTTATATGCACTGCTATAAAGCATTTAGAGCATTATGGCGATGCCAACAAGAATCTTAATCAAAGTTAACTTAATTTTAATACAAAATCGCACGAGAAAAGGGAGGCAACAGGATGCAAAGACACGGAGAATTTTTCCAGAATGCTCCTCGTGTCATTCCAGCCTCTCTCAATCGTCATTATGGGAGAGTGGAGAAGATGAGGGAGATGAGGAAAATAACCAATGCCCCATGCCCAATGCCCCATTCCCCATTCCCTACTTAACTTCTGTAATTTGTAGAGTGTAAGGAAGATACTTGTCTTTTTGGTAGGAACCAACCCAAACTTCGTAATTTCCAGGCAGCCATTCACCAATAATGCCAGCATTTTTGCCATCAAAATCGTCATTGCACCAAGTACCACCGGGCCCCTTGATAATTATGGTGGTGTCTTCAGGACTTTGTACTTGCAGCTTTAGGTAGTCAAATTTACTTGTTAGCGCTAATGTGTGGTCTGGTGTTTCATCAACAAATCCGGTGCAAGGGCCAGTGGCTGTTTCACTTCTCCCACCTACTTGACTCCCAGATATTGAACCACCACTCATCCCGCGAACTGTCAGGGGATCTGGAGAAAATTGAGGGCTAATGGTGACATCTCCAAATATCGTTGGCGTTTCCTCAGCATCAACGGTAGCATTTACTGTTGATGTGATGAACAGCATAACTATCATGAACGATAATCTCATCCCACTATTAAGCGCTTTTTTTGGCATTGTAATTACGTTCGCTTCTAAGTGTTTTTGAAGACATGAATTTTACACACCAAGTTCCCAACGTGAGGAGAATTGACTACCTATTTTAGCTTTGAAATTGGGGAATCGGGAATGGAGGAAGAATTTTTAGAATCCCTCATTCACCACTCCCAAATGCATCTAAAAATTGTTGTAATCGCTAATTAGCTTCTGTTATTGCCTTACTCAAGCGTGACTTATCTAAACCAATCTGATTTAGTAGTAACCAAGATTGTATAAGGTCAGGGCCATGAACATCCCCAGTTAAGGCTGCTCTGAGCGATCGCATTACTAAGCCTTTTTTGACTTTTTGCTCTTTCACCACTTGTTTAATAATATCCTGGGCGGCGGCTTCTGACAGTTGCGGCTGATTTTCTAAAGCTGTGACAATCCCCTCAAGGACAGCAGTAGAACCTTCTTGCTTCAGTTGTGTACTACCTTCGTCACTAAATTCAACTGTGTCAGTAAAAAACAGTTGGCTTTGAGGTACTGCATCTACTAAACGAGTCAAACTCTGGCTAATTAAAGTTACTAGCTGTTCTAACCAGGCGCGATCTCTGACGAGAAGCCGCTTTGCGTCTACGCGTCCACCATCAAATTTATACCCAGCCGCTTGCCAATAGGGTATGAGTAAATCTGTGAGTTTATCTACTGGCGTCTTGTGGATATACTGACTGTTTAACCAATCCAGCTTGTCCCAGTCAAACTTTGCACCTGCTTTATTTACACGCTCAAAACCAAATTCTTTGGCTGCTTCTTCTAAGGTAAATATTTCTTGCGTCGAGTCTGGTGGCGACCAACCCAGCAATGTCATGTAATTCACTAAGCCTTCAGCAGTAAAGCCCATTTTCTGAAAGTCAGAAATAGAAGTGACACCATCCCGCTTAGAAAGCTTGCGCCCTTCCATGTTCAAAATCAGGGGCGTGTGGGCAAACTCTGGAATTTTTGCACCCATTGCTTCATATAGCAGAATTTGCTTGGCGGTGTTAGCAATATGGTCTTCTCCCCGAATGACATGGGTGATTTGCATATCAATGTCATCCACTACAACTACAAAGTTGTATAAAGGTTGACCACTACCCTCTTCTGAAGCGCGGGCGATGACCATATCACCACCTAAATCGCTACCTCGCCAAGACATCTTTCCCCTTACTAGGTCGTTCCAGACAATTTCTCGCCCATCTTCGATTTTGAAGCGAATCACAGAGGAGCGACCTTCTGCTTCATAAGCGGCGCGTTGTTCTGGCGTAAGGCTACGGTGACGATTGTCATAGCGAGGAGCTTCGCCTCTAGCTTTTTGGGCTTCTCTAAGAGCTTCTAGTTCTTCAGAAGTAGTATAGCAGCGATAGGCTAATCCTTGGTCTAGCAGTTTTTGCACTGCTTCTTTATAAAGATCCAGGCGTTGAGATTGGAAAAATGGCCCTTCATCCCAGTTAAGCCCTAGCCAACGCAATCCCTCAAGAATATTCTCGGTGTATTCAGGACGCGATCGCTCTAAATCTGTATCTTCTATTCGCAGGATAAATTTTCCGCCGTGGTGGCGGGCAAATAACCAGTTAAATACAGCCGTTCTAGCTGTACCAATATGTAAATTTCCGGTTGGACTCGGCGCAATTCTGACTCTGACAGTCACAGTTAATTCTCTCTTTCGCAAAGCATGATAAATGTAGCTTATATTCAAACTCTGAATTCTGGGTCAATCCCTTTGGGTAATTCAAAATCCAAAATTACCGGAGTTCAGTTCAGTTATTCACTACTCATAAATTTATAACGGGACTGACGGGGCTCGAACCCGCAACTTCCGCCGTGACAGGGCGGTGCTCTAACCAATTGAACTACAGTCCCTTGTTTGGCAACTTTGCTATTATCACTATTTTTTTTCTACTTGTCAAGTGTTTTGGAGTTAGAAATTAGGAATCCTTTTTGTCCCGTCTTTCCAAGGTGCGGATTTTTCCTCAAATAGAGCCTGATAATACAACCTGTGGCTGTGATTCCAGATGCTGCAATATGCGAGATTGCATTTGTTTATACTGCTGCTTTAATAGCTGTTTACTCAACTGGGGTTGAGAAGCTGGTGGTAGACTGTGAATTTGTTGCGCCCAGTTCTTCAACATTTGTCGCTGAGTTGGCTCGATTCGACTGCTGAGAACGTTAGTGCAAGAATGTGGTGCTTCCAGAGTAAAGAAAATCAAAGGATAGTGTTCATTTTCAGCCAGCAAACTTACCAACCTAAGATTTTGGGGATTTTGCATATCTAAGTAGC from Nostoc commune NIES-4072 includes:
- a CDS encoding cupin domain-containing protein; the protein is MPGQIFINTIEQPWVDLTQFPGTQFLPLAEPVPQGSIHRLKMSAGTTIPVHIHLCDEYVYILAGVVETGGITSSVGTFWFTPANTRQGPHKAITDVELLTIRLGAMGTFEFDSDL
- a CDS encoding TetR/AcrR family transcriptional regulator, with product MNIIHSLHITTTVRSMGKTTKPTQPRYDVLGRYTALLDAGETLLLRGYEQAQPQLIADTAGVSVGLFYRHFKSKQELLTAIIVRHLNKLHLQIAQTHKACSHPKEAMQMVVLLTLRYFHQHQGLIKLFFIQVGYGDVAATEQLQSARQNYRNIFLTIIEDGIAQEIFLNPPVLNVQIAINSIIGTINWTLYDLLVVKNQNLEPEVIATQISSHLLRSLTP
- the ftsH2 gene encoding ATP-dependent zinc metalloprotease FtsH2 — protein: MKFSWKVVVLWTLPALVIGFFFWQGAFAGAPTDMSKNAANTRMTYGRFLEYLDGDRVTSVDLYEGGRTAIIEARDPDIENRVQRWRVDLPVNAPELISKLKEKDISFDAHPMRNDGAIWGLLGNLIFPVLLITGLFFLFRRSSNLPGGPGQAMNFGKSKARFQMEAKTGVKFDDVAGIEEAKEELQEVVTFLKQPERFTAVGARIPKGVLLVGPPGTGKTLLAKAIAGEAGVPFFSISGSEFVEMFVGVGASRVRDLFKKAKDNAPCIIFIDEIDAVGRQRGAGIGGGNDEREQTLNQLLTEMDGFEGNTGIIIIAATNRPDVLDSALLRPGRFDRQVTVDAPDIKGRLEILQVHARNKKLDPSVSLDAIARRTPGFTGADLANLLNEAAILTARRRKDAITLREIDDAVDRVVAGMEGTPLVDSKSKRLIAYHEIGHALVGTLLKDHDPVQKVTLIPRGQAQGLTWFTPNEEQGLISRSQLKARITGALGGRAAEEVIFGAAEVTTGAGGDLQQLSGMARQMVTRFGMSDLGPLSLESQQGEVFLGRDWTTRSEYSESIASRIDGQVRAIVEECYENAKKIVRDHRTVTDRLVDLLIEKETIDGEEFRQIVAEYAEVPEKQQYVPQL
- the gltX gene encoding glutamate--tRNA ligase, with the protein product MTVRVRIAPSPTGNLHIGTARTAVFNWLFARHHGGKFILRIEDTDLERSRPEYTENILEGLRWLGLNWDEGPFFQSQRLDLYKEAVQKLLDQGLAYRCYTTSEELEALREAQKARGEAPRYDNRHRSLTPEQRAAYEAEGRSSVIRFKIEDGREIVWNDLVRGKMSWRGSDLGGDMVIARASEEGSGQPLYNFVVVVDDIDMQITHVIRGEDHIANTAKQILLYEAMGAKIPEFAHTPLILNMEGRKLSKRDGVTSISDFQKMGFTAEGLVNYMTLLGWSPPDSTQEIFTLEEAAKEFGFERVNKAGAKFDWDKLDWLNSQYIHKTPVDKLTDLLIPYWQAAGYKFDGGRVDAKRLLVRDRAWLEQLVTLISQSLTRLVDAVPQSQLFFTDTVEFSDEGSTQLKQEGSTAVLEGIVTALENQPQLSEAAAQDIIKQVVKEQKVKKGLVMRSLRAALTGDVHGPDLIQSWLLLNQIGLDKSRLSKAITEAN